In one Moritella sp. 5 genomic region, the following are encoded:
- a CDS encoding FAD-binding oxidoreductase: protein MNTYDVVICGGGVIGASVAYFLSRQRDLKIALVDYKYPGNASRASAGGLWSMGESTGLGCGVILFKTLSKQMEESATGKTPEMKPHIMPEPFFDMAMMSNAMYPSLYKELLEKHNVDFKLERTGLKFVMFDQYDRLYAEQIAAAVPNRQEHVRWVTQEELRAEEPQISPEAIGAMEFDCDHQINPYRLNEAYLEAARQNGVELYLNTKVTGVERTGNKVTAVKTEQGQLNCKLMVNAAGAWAETICKLATGYALPVFPVKGQVVITEKLPKMLNGCLTTSDCYIAQKDNGEILIGSTTEECGFDTSNNIQYIKELSMGALKSIPALKEMNIKRCWSGLRPGSPDELPIIGPVPGVKGYLNACGHFRTGMLTSAITGKILDELVRGQPTCVDIKPFSYERFLNDEGKMIGAYHLETAL from the coding sequence ATGAATACATATGACGTAGTAATTTGTGGAGGAGGTGTTATTGGAGCTTCTGTTGCCTACTTCCTTAGCCGCCAACGCGATTTAAAAATCGCACTGGTTGATTATAAGTATCCGGGTAATGCATCTCGAGCTTCAGCTGGAGGCTTGTGGTCTATGGGCGAATCAACTGGACTGGGTTGCGGCGTTATTCTATTTAAAACACTTTCTAAGCAGATGGAGGAATCTGCAACAGGTAAAACTCCTGAAATGAAACCACACATCATGCCAGAGCCATTTTTTGATATGGCAATGATGTCTAACGCAATGTATCCGTCTCTCTATAAAGAATTACTTGAAAAACATAATGTGGATTTCAAATTGGAACGGACTGGTCTTAAATTTGTTATGTTTGATCAATATGATCGTTTGTATGCAGAGCAGATTGCAGCTGCAGTACCGAATCGACAGGAGCATGTTCGCTGGGTTACTCAGGAAGAGCTACGTGCCGAGGAACCTCAGATTTCACCTGAAGCCATTGGTGCAATGGAGTTTGATTGTGATCATCAGATTAATCCCTATCGTCTTAACGAGGCGTATTTAGAAGCTGCGCGGCAAAATGGTGTCGAGTTATATTTGAATACGAAGGTGACTGGCGTAGAGCGAACGGGAAACAAAGTGACGGCGGTGAAGACTGAACAGGGTCAATTAAACTGCAAATTAATGGTTAACGCAGCAGGTGCTTGGGCTGAAACCATCTGTAAATTGGCGACAGGGTATGCACTTCCAGTCTTTCCTGTAAAAGGGCAGGTGGTGATTACTGAGAAACTACCCAAGATGTTAAACGGTTGTCTAACTACGAGTGATTGTTATATTGCGCAAAAAGATAATGGCGAGATCTTAATAGGCTCGACAACAGAAGAGTGCGGTTTTGACACTAGTAATAATATTCAGTATATCAAAGAGTTATCTATGGGTGCTCTGAAGTCAATTCCAGCTCTAAAAGAGATGAATATTAAACGTTGCTGGTCTGGATTGCGTCCTGGGTCTCCTGATGAGTTACCAATTATTGGTCCGGTACCTGGTGTAAAAGGTTACCTTAATGCTTGTGGTCATTTTCGTACAGGTATGTTGACGTCTGCGATCACAGGGAAGATTTTGGATGAACTTGTTCGCGGTCAGCCAACCTGTGTAGATATCAAACCATTCTCATATGAACGGTTCCTGAATGATGAAGGTAAGATGATTGGCGCATACCATTTAGAAACGGCTCTATAA
- a CDS encoding 2Fe-2S iron-sulfur cluster-binding protein: MSEKRNQDITEAMDRLFTINVDGIQMLATEGESVLSTLLASSVRQLMKNDYGVKSGAYCGMGVCHCCHLHIDGKHKQRACQTIVKPDMQIETGRNMVQEQGGKHG, translated from the coding sequence ATGTCAGAAAAAAGAAATCAAGATATAACAGAAGCTATGGACAGGCTGTTTACTATTAATGTCGATGGAATACAAATGTTGGCAACTGAAGGAGAAAGTGTACTTAGTACATTACTGGCATCTAGCGTTCGCCAGTTGATGAAAAATGATTACGGTGTTAAATCTGGGGCTTATTGCGGTATGGGTGTATGCCATTGCTGCCATCTACATATTGATGGCAAGCATAAACAGCGAGCATGTCAGACTATTGTAAAACCAGATATGCAAATCGAAACTGGGCGCAATATGGTACAGGAACAGGGTGGCAAACATGGCTAA
- a CDS encoding xanthine phosphoribosyltransferase, protein MNLLEKAILEHGKSVNNVALDASSFLTKQIDIQILDWCASQLAIHFQNANIDRILTIESGGIAISTLVALKLNVPLVVMKKKRSMLDPENVLTTNVFSFTKNTSYELNCNVEHINNNDRVLFIDDVLAHGNAVEGTLAILEQTTATLVGVGILFEKSFQSGAAMLAEKGIDTLSLARISSLENGIHF, encoded by the coding sequence ATGAATTTATTAGAAAAAGCGATTTTAGAACACGGAAAATCAGTTAACAACGTAGCTCTAGACGCTAGTAGCTTTTTAACAAAGCAAATCGATATTCAGATTTTAGACTGGTGTGCATCACAATTAGCTATCCACTTTCAAAATGCTAATATCGACCGTATTTTAACGATTGAGAGCGGTGGTATTGCGATCTCAACATTGGTGGCATTAAAACTCAATGTGCCATTAGTGGTCATGAAGAAAAAGCGTAGCATGTTAGACCCAGAGAATGTATTAACGACTAACGTATTCAGCTTTACTAAAAATACCTCATACGAATTGAACTGCAATGTTGAACACATTAATAACAATGACCGCGTATTATTTATTGATGATGTATTGGCACACGGTAATGCGGTTGAAGGGACACTAGCGATTCTTGAGCAGACCACAGCTACATTAGTCGGTGTCGGTATCTTATTCGAAAAATCGTTCCAAAGTGGCGCAGCAATGCTCGCAGAAAAAGGTATTGATACCTTGTCATTGGCGCGTATCAGTTCGCTAGAAAATGGCATCCATTTTTAA
- a CDS encoding FAD/NAD(P)-binding oxidoreductase yields MGAGPAGMSAATELARNGIYSTVIDEAPKAGGVIYRGPWRKTPDMPHLDEKLKASMDKLQQEYQRYSSFINLQTQTRVLGPLGNNNLLITHDQQLTNIEYDQLILATGCQERSIPFKGWQLPGVMLLGAIQLQLKSGLVRPGNKVVIVGSGPLLVLVACQLHKAGCQVEAIYEATKFSAIAKETLAMLNRPQQVLDGLSMMWYLKQQKIPLHYGWGVVKAEGVNQLNEVMVAPYDESWLPDKSKAVTHTVDTLGVGYGFAARSQLAQLLELDVEYDHMSGTIPKVDKWQRSSMSGVLCAGDSVKVAGADAAITEGMIAAKAVACELGEVDHATAEQCIIALHRTLSRLYRFRKAFDNTSHRQLGLVSLPDDETVICRCEQVKKKTIDEAISQGCRDIVTLKMRTRVTMGDCQGKTCAHYCYDRMKKEGFSKEVGLIRPRFPLDPIPFSALMENEA; encoded by the coding sequence GTGGGTGCTGGTCCGGCGGGGATGTCTGCTGCGACAGAGTTAGCTCGAAATGGTATTTATAGCACTGTTATTGATGAAGCGCCAAAAGCAGGGGGCGTAATCTATCGTGGGCCATGGCGTAAAACGCCAGATATGCCGCATCTAGATGAGAAGCTAAAAGCTTCGATGGATAAGCTTCAGCAGGAATATCAACGTTATTCATCTTTTATTAATCTTCAAACCCAAACTCGAGTCCTTGGGCCATTAGGAAATAACAACCTGCTAATTACACATGACCAGCAACTCACTAATATTGAATATGATCAACTAATTCTGGCAACAGGCTGTCAGGAGCGGAGTATACCTTTTAAGGGCTGGCAGCTTCCGGGTGTCATGTTACTCGGTGCGATACAATTACAGCTAAAAAGTGGCTTAGTCAGACCGGGAAACAAAGTTGTAATAGTGGGTAGTGGACCACTTTTAGTACTAGTCGCTTGTCAGTTGCATAAAGCTGGCTGCCAAGTTGAAGCTATATATGAAGCTACAAAATTCAGTGCTATTGCCAAAGAAACGCTAGCGATGCTTAACCGCCCGCAACAGGTGCTCGATGGCTTATCTATGATGTGGTATCTCAAGCAACAAAAGATTCCTCTCCACTATGGTTGGGGCGTGGTGAAAGCAGAGGGTGTTAATCAGTTAAATGAAGTCATGGTGGCACCTTATGATGAGTCGTGGTTACCGGATAAATCAAAAGCGGTGACTCACACTGTAGATACTCTTGGTGTAGGCTATGGTTTTGCTGCTCGTTCACAATTAGCACAACTTTTGGAACTTGATGTGGAATATGATCACATGAGTGGAACTATCCCAAAAGTTGATAAATGGCAGCGGAGTAGTATGAGTGGAGTTCTATGTGCGGGAGATAGCGTAAAGGTCGCTGGTGCTGATGCCGCTATAACCGAAGGAATGATTGCTGCGAAAGCTGTCGCTTGTGAGCTAGGAGAGGTAGATCATGCAACTGCGGAACAATGCATTATTGCTTTGCATCGCACTCTTTCTCGCTTGTACCGATTCCGAAAGGCTTTCGATAATACAAGTCATCGTCAATTGGGGTTAGTGTCATTGCCGGATGATGAAACGGTTATTTGCCGTTGTGAACAAGTGAAGAAAAAAACCATAGACGAAGCAATTTCACAGGGATGCCGGGATATTGTAACGTTAAAGATGCGCACACGCGTCACGATGGGAGACTGTCAGGGAAAAACCTGTGCTCATTATTGTTATGACCGAATGAAGAAAGAAGGTTTTAGTAAAGAGGTTGGTTTAATTCGCCCAAGATTTCCATTAGATCCAATTCCATTTTCAGCGCTTATGGAGAACGAAGCATGA